A region of the Methylomagnum ishizawai genome:
ATGGGTCGCGCCGCCGGTCTGGGTGAAATCGCGGCGGAAGCCGATATGGTCGGTATCGGTGCCGACCACGCCGAGGGTGCCGAAGCCCTTGAAGCTGAAGGCCGGGCCGTCCGCCCAGGCGGGCGCGGCCAGCAGGGCCAGGGCGGCCAACGCGGGCGGAAGGGAAGGGAAGCGATGCATAGCTGGGCACCCCGGTTGCCCACGGGAGCTGGTTTTTTTAATGGGCCTCCCGGATTCTGGCGGGGGCGGCCAAGGATAATCGAAGCCGCCGCGCTTGCCGAGCACGCCGGACGCTAAAATAGCCGATTTCCATGCCGGGCCGCCGCCAGATGAATCCCACCGAACCCCAACCCAAACCAGAGGTGATCTGCCGGTGCAGCGGCACCACCACGGCGCAAATCCAGCGCCAGATCGACCAGGGCGTGACCGATCTCGACGCGATTTCCCAGGCCACCGGGGTGTGTTCGGGCTGCGGGGGGTGCGAGGCGGAGGTGTTGGCGTTTTTGGCGGGGTGTGTGGGCGGGGCGGGGTAGGGCGGGCGTTTGGCCCGTCCCGATCCAGACGTATGCCCCCGATCCTTAGGCATGGTCGGGGATCGGCGGCGATTCCGCCTCAATCCGCCTTCCGCGCCAGCGCCCCGGCGAATTCCCGCGCCAAATTCACGAAATCGGACGGCAGCAGCACGATGGTGGTGGTGTTCTGCTCCGCGCCCACCTCGGCGATCATCTGCATCCGCCGCAGTTCCAGGGCGATGGGGTTCTCGGCGATTTGGCGGGCGCCGTCCGAGAGCTTGAGCGAGGCTTCCTGTTCGGCCTCGGCCTTGATGATCCGCGCCCGCTTCTCGCGCACTGCTTCCGCCTCCCGCGCCATGGCCCGCTGCATGGCCTCGGGAATTTCCACATCCTTCATCTCCACCATCTCGATCTGGATGCCCCAGGCCTCGGTGGCCCCGTCCACGATGCCCTTGAGCGCCCGGTTGATCGAATCGCGCGATTTCAACACCTCGTCCAGCACATGCTGGCCGATGATATTGCGCAGGCTGGTGAGGGCGATCTGATGCACGGCGACCGCGTAGTTCTCGACGGCGATGACCGCCTTGGCCGGATCGACGATGCGGTACCACAACACCGCGTCCACCTTCACGGTGACGCTGTCCTTGGTGATGGTCTCCTGGCGCTCGACCGTGACCGTGCGGGTGCGGATATCGATGCGCGTTTGCCATTCGATCAGCGGGACCAGCCAATACAGGCCCGGTCCCTTGATGCACCGGTAGCGTCCCAGCCGGAACACCACGCCGCGCACGTATTCGTTGGCGATGCGGAAGCCAGAGAGCAGGATGAGGGCGAAGATGAGGGTGGAGGTCATGGCGTGGCTCCGGGGGTTGGCGAGGCTGTCAATTGTAGCCGCCGTCTTGCCCGCCGGATGCGAACCGCCGGGCGTTCCGGGAACGGGAAAATCCCGCCCGCAAAAAAGCCCCGCCCGGCGCGACGCCGAACGGGGCCATACCAGCCGGGTTTACCCGGCGCACTTCACAGCATGAATCCCACGTCGGCGCTCGGGAACAAGCCCAGGTTCGGGAACACCTGCGCCAGTTCGGTATCGGTCGCCCCGAACCAGCGGCCCAGGGTCGCGCCGAATTGCGCCGTGCCGATCTTGGGTATCCACACGCCCCGGCCATTGGCGTCGTCCGGCCCGTTGCGCACGAACTGCGGCAACTGCCCGTAAATCCCGCCCTTCACCGCCCCGCCCAGCACGATCTGGTGGTTGCCCCAGGCATGGTCGCTGCCGCTGCCGTTGGATTCCAGGGTACGGCCAAATTCCGACTGGGTGAACGCGGTCACGTTCTGGGCCAAGCCGACCTCGCCGCACGCGTGGTAGAAGGCGTCCAGCGCCTGCGAAAGCTGGATGAACAAATCCCATTGCTGCCAATCCTGGGAGCCGTGGGTGTCGAAGCCGTCCAGCGAACAGAAGAACACCTGCCGTCCCGGTCCCTGCTGCGAGCGTAGCCGGATCAGGCGCATCACCTCCTTGAGCTGGTTGCCCAGCGCAGTGCCGGGAAACACCGTGTTCAGGGGCGAGAGGTTGGCGTTGGATTTGAGCGCGTCGGCCAGTTGCAAACCGTCCAGCATGGCTTGGTTGGCGGCCTGCCGCACCGCGCTGCCGGCGTCCAAGCCCAGGATTTGGTTCAGGGCTTGCCGCCGGGCCAG
Encoded here:
- a CDS encoding (2Fe-2S)-binding protein, which produces MPGRRQMNPTEPQPKPEVICRCSGTTTAQIQRQIDQGVTDLDAISQATGVCSGCGGCEAEVLAFLAGCVGGAG
- a CDS encoding slipin family protein, whose product is MTSTLIFALILLSGFRIANEYVRGVVFRLGRYRCIKGPGLYWLVPLIEWQTRIDIRTRTVTVERQETITKDSVTVKVDAVLWYRIVDPAKAVIAVENYAVAVHQIALTSLRNIIGQHVLDEVLKSRDSINRALKGIVDGATEAWGIQIEMVEMKDVEIPEAMQRAMAREAEAVREKRARIIKAEAEQEASLKLSDGARQIAENPIALELRRMQMIAEVGAEQNTTTIVLLPSDFVNLAREFAGALARKAD
- a CDS encoding DUF1501 domain-containing protein, whose product is MTHAHNPHRRGFLKLSAGLASLGLMSLGLGIRGAKAAVSDYKALVCVYLYGGNDGNNLIVPVDNARYAQYQGIRGNLALGAGKLLSPISDGYGNPYALHYGLPELNALFNQGHMAVVLNTGMLQQPLTRAQYLQGANVPTSLFSHPDQTMQAQNGLPAGSSSGWGGRLLDHLTANDSLAAISVSSPAPLLQGNQVVGNVVTPGTDLSLSGMDMWPSSAALARRQALNQILGLDAGSAVRQAANQAMLDGLQLADALKSNANLSPLNTVFPGTALGNQLKEVMRLIRLRSQQGPGRQVFFCSLDGFDTHGSQDWQQWDLFIQLSQALDAFYHACGEVGLAQNVTAFTQSEFGRTLESNGSGSDHAWGNHQIVLGGAVKGGIYGQLPQFVRNGPDDANGRGVWIPKIGTAQFGATLGRWFGATDTELAQVFPNLGLFPSADVGFML